From Thunnus maccoyii chromosome 21, fThuMac1.1, whole genome shotgun sequence, the proteins below share one genomic window:
- the LOC121887897 gene encoding uncharacterized protein LOC121887897 isoform X1, translating into MENAQISSDKFDIESLSEDRELKPIDMAITPVMLSHLHKIIEQQWKMLATAHTDTDTIKLLSSLCQDVVEVITSKVGDVLLTEAHTIMHEIESSNTSTTMNRIDVSKKDWSDYILTEEVLELVLGNSLHACLGTVMGVMVERSHNSDELLKLVAAEVTRRVNQSLAKIFRSTIFPQSPQSAGSDISLESNVDDMVYHTAQILHRCIWKRQQREEDSQFSEFSGPDEVTDVEEFNAEDSDSIFSTSKCSVRTFDIKKASPSPVVDVSQGENFSGPKCSRRISTFVKRVGRSFRRNTAKVGPACEVIYLENGSTPQPPKKKNGLSITRIFSSLGKILTKPFISCISGESQDD; encoded by the exons ATGGAGAACGCACAG aTTTCATCAGATAAATTTGATATAGAGAGTTTGAGTGAAGACCGGGAACTAAAGCCCATAGATATGGCCATCACCCCAGTGATGTTATCACATCTTCATAAAATAATAGAACA GCAGTGGAAGATGTTGGCAACCGcccacactgacactgacaccaTCAAGTTGCTCTCGAGCCTGTGCCAGGATGTGGTGGAGGTGATCACCAGCAAGGTGGGGGATGTTTTGCTAACTGAGGCCCATACCATTATGCATGAGATTGAGTCCAGCAACACTTCAACCACAAT GAACAGGATTGATGTGTCCAAGAAGGATTGGAGTGATTACATTCTGACAGAGGAAGTTCTTGAACTAGTCCTTGGGAATTCCTTGCATGCCTGTCTTGGAACAGTGATGGGAGTTATGGTGGAGCGTTCCCACAACTCAGATGAACTGCTGAAGTTGGTTGCAGCAGAGGTGACGAGGAGGGTGAACCAGTCACTGGCTAAAATCTTTCGATCAACCATTTTCCCACAATCACCACAATCTGCTGGGTCTGACATCTCCCTCGAATCTAACGTGGATGATATGGTGTACCATACAGCCCAGATCCTGCATAGGTGTATTTGGAAAAGACAACAACGTGAAGAAGATTCCCAGTTCAGTGAGTTTTCCGGTCCAGATGAAGTCACTGATGTTGAGGAGTTCAATGCTGAGGATTCAGACTCAATCTTCTCTACATCTAAGTGTTCAGTCCGCACATTTGATATCAAAAAAGCTTCTCCCAGTCCGGTAGTGGATGTATCACAGGGAGAGAATTTCTCTGGACCAAAGTGCTCAAGAAGAATCAGCACCTTTGTGAAGAGAGTGGGGAGGTCTTTTCGGAGAAACACTGCGAAAGTCGGTCCAGCCTGTGAAGTCATCTACCTGGAGAATGGATCAACACCACAGCctccaaa
- the LOC121887897 gene encoding uncharacterized protein LOC121887897 isoform X2, with translation MENAQISSDKFDIESLSEDRELKPIDMAITPVMLSHLHKIIEQQWKMLATAHTDTDTIKLLSSLCQDVVEVITSKVGDVLLTEAHTIMHEIESSNTSTTMIDVSKKDWSDYILTEEVLELVLGNSLHACLGTVMGVMVERSHNSDELLKLVAAEVTRRVNQSLAKIFRSTIFPQSPQSAGSDISLESNVDDMVYHTAQILHRCIWKRQQREEDSQFSEFSGPDEVTDVEEFNAEDSDSIFSTSKCSVRTFDIKKASPSPVVDVSQGENFSGPKCSRRISTFVKRVGRSFRRNTAKVGPACEVIYLENGSTPQPPKKKNGLSITRIFSSLGKILTKPFISCISGESQDD, from the exons ATGGAGAACGCACAG aTTTCATCAGATAAATTTGATATAGAGAGTTTGAGTGAAGACCGGGAACTAAAGCCCATAGATATGGCCATCACCCCAGTGATGTTATCACATCTTCATAAAATAATAGAACA GCAGTGGAAGATGTTGGCAACCGcccacactgacactgacaccaTCAAGTTGCTCTCGAGCCTGTGCCAGGATGTGGTGGAGGTGATCACCAGCAAGGTGGGGGATGTTTTGCTAACTGAGGCCCATACCATTATGCATGAGATTGAGTCCAGCAACACTTCAACCACAAT GATTGATGTGTCCAAGAAGGATTGGAGTGATTACATTCTGACAGAGGAAGTTCTTGAACTAGTCCTTGGGAATTCCTTGCATGCCTGTCTTGGAACAGTGATGGGAGTTATGGTGGAGCGTTCCCACAACTCAGATGAACTGCTGAAGTTGGTTGCAGCAGAGGTGACGAGGAGGGTGAACCAGTCACTGGCTAAAATCTTTCGATCAACCATTTTCCCACAATCACCACAATCTGCTGGGTCTGACATCTCCCTCGAATCTAACGTGGATGATATGGTGTACCATACAGCCCAGATCCTGCATAGGTGTATTTGGAAAAGACAACAACGTGAAGAAGATTCCCAGTTCAGTGAGTTTTCCGGTCCAGATGAAGTCACTGATGTTGAGGAGTTCAATGCTGAGGATTCAGACTCAATCTTCTCTACATCTAAGTGTTCAGTCCGCACATTTGATATCAAAAAAGCTTCTCCCAGTCCGGTAGTGGATGTATCACAGGGAGAGAATTTCTCTGGACCAAAGTGCTCAAGAAGAATCAGCACCTTTGTGAAGAGAGTGGGGAGGTCTTTTCGGAGAAACACTGCGAAAGTCGGTCCAGCCTGTGAAGTCATCTACCTGGAGAATGGATCAACACCACAGCctccaaa
- the trim55b gene encoding tripartite motif-containing protein 55b isoform X1, with translation MNSMENLEKQLTCPICLEMFTKPVVILPCQHNLCRKCANDVFTASNPYLPTRAGSLTSGGRFRCPSCRHEVVLDRHGVYGLQRNLLVENIIDMFKQESSSSKPTPESKEETPMCDVHEDEKINIYCVTHSVPTCSMCKVFGAHKDCEVAPITSIYQTKKTELSDGIAMMVGNNDRMQGIISQLEEACRAIEENGRRQKTLVCEKFDHLYSILEEKKREMSQKVTAEQEEKVNYIRGLTRKYGDHLEESCKIVEMGIQTMEEQEMAVFLVNTKDVLKKIAEASSTAHLDKVERGYENMDHYTVDFKKEGTALRSIDFLQDEEDEDEEDEDGEAGAEEGEGAQTVSGGGAVIATSVQPSAPQQLNSSPSAAKSAA, from the exons ATGAATAGCATGGAGAACTTGGAGAAACAGCTCACTTGTCCTATATGTCTGGAAATGTTTACAAAGCCAGTGGTTATCCTGCCCTGCCAGCACAACCTCTGTAGAAAATGTGCCAATGATGTTTTCACG GCTTCAAATCCATACCTCCCAACGAGGGCCGGCTCGTTGACGTCCGGCGGCCGCTTCCGATGCCCGTCCTGCAGACATGAGGTGGTTCTGGACAGGCATGGGGTTTACGGGCTGCAAAGGAACCTGCTGGTTGAGAATATTATTGACATGTTCAAACAGGAGTCCAGCAG CAGCAAGCCAACGCCGGAGAGCAAGGAAGAAACGCCCATGTGTGATGTTCACGAGGACGAAAAGATCAACATTTACTGCGTGACCCACAGTGTGCCCACATGCTCCATGTGTAAGGTATTTGGAGCTCACAAAGACTGTGAGGTGGCGCCTATCACAAGCATCTACCAGACAAAGAAG ACGGAGCTGAGTGACGGGATTGCCATGATGGTTGGTAACAACGACAGGATGCAAGGCATCATTAGTCAGCTAGAGGAAGCCTGTCGTGCCATAGAG GAGAATGGTCGGAGGCAGAAGACTCTGGTGTGCGAGAAGTTTGACCACCTGTACTCCATCttggaagagaagaagagggagatgaGTCAGAAGGTGACAGCCGAGCAGGAAGAGAAGGTGAATTATATCCGGGGCCTGACCAGGAAGTACGGAGACCATTTGGAAGAGAGCTGTAAGATCGTGGAGATGGGGATACAGACCATGGAAGAGCAAGAGATGGCTGTATTCCTAGTG AacacaaaggatgtcctcaaAAA GATTGCAGAGGCATCTAGTACGGCACATTTGGATAAAGTTGAGCGTGGGTACGAGAACATGGATCATTACACCGTCGACTTCAAGAAAGAGGGCACGGCCCTGCGCAGCATCGACTTCCTGCAAG atgaggaggatgaggacgaagaggatgaggatggaGAGGCAGGCGCCGAGGAAGGAGAAGGGGCCCAGACTGTATCAGGAGGAGGTGCTGTTATAGCCACCTCCGTTCAACCTTCTGCACCCCAGCAGTTGAACTCGTCCCCCAGTGCAGCCAAAAGCGCCGCCTAG
- the trim55b gene encoding tripartite motif-containing protein 55b isoform X2, giving the protein MFKQESSSSKPTPESKEETPMCDVHEDEKINIYCVTHSVPTCSMCKVFGAHKDCEVAPITSIYQTKKTELSDGIAMMVGNNDRMQGIISQLEEACRAIEENGRRQKTLVCEKFDHLYSILEEKKREMSQKVTAEQEEKVNYIRGLTRKYGDHLEESCKIVEMGIQTMEEQEMAVFLVNTKDVLKKIAEASSTAHLDKVERGYENMDHYTVDFKKEGTALRSIDFLQDEEDEDEEDEDGEAGAEEGEGAQTVSGGGAVIATSVQPSAPQQLNSSPSAAKSAA; this is encoded by the exons ATGTTCAAACAGGAGTCCAGCAG CAGCAAGCCAACGCCGGAGAGCAAGGAAGAAACGCCCATGTGTGATGTTCACGAGGACGAAAAGATCAACATTTACTGCGTGACCCACAGTGTGCCCACATGCTCCATGTGTAAGGTATTTGGAGCTCACAAAGACTGTGAGGTGGCGCCTATCACAAGCATCTACCAGACAAAGAAG ACGGAGCTGAGTGACGGGATTGCCATGATGGTTGGTAACAACGACAGGATGCAAGGCATCATTAGTCAGCTAGAGGAAGCCTGTCGTGCCATAGAG GAGAATGGTCGGAGGCAGAAGACTCTGGTGTGCGAGAAGTTTGACCACCTGTACTCCATCttggaagagaagaagagggagatgaGTCAGAAGGTGACAGCCGAGCAGGAAGAGAAGGTGAATTATATCCGGGGCCTGACCAGGAAGTACGGAGACCATTTGGAAGAGAGCTGTAAGATCGTGGAGATGGGGATACAGACCATGGAAGAGCAAGAGATGGCTGTATTCCTAGTG AacacaaaggatgtcctcaaAAA GATTGCAGAGGCATCTAGTACGGCACATTTGGATAAAGTTGAGCGTGGGTACGAGAACATGGATCATTACACCGTCGACTTCAAGAAAGAGGGCACGGCCCTGCGCAGCATCGACTTCCTGCAAG atgaggaggatgaggacgaagaggatgaggatggaGAGGCAGGCGCCGAGGAAGGAGAAGGGGCCCAGACTGTATCAGGAGGAGGTGCTGTTATAGCCACCTCCGTTCAACCTTCTGCACCCCAGCAGTTGAACTCGTCCCCCAGTGCAGCCAAAAGCGCCGCCTAG
- the crhb gene encoding corticotropin releasing hormone b: MKLNLLGTTVILLVAFLPRYECRAIESPGGALRVPAPQTQNSQQQQQQQQQQSGPILERVGEEYFIRLGNGDSNSFPSSSMYPGGSPAIYNRALQLQLTRRLLQGKVGNIRALISGFGDRGDDSMERGRRSEDPPISLDLTFHLLREMMEMSRAEQLAQQAQNNRRMMELFGK; the protein is encoded by the coding sequence ATGAAGCTCAATTTACTTGGTACCACCGTGATTCTGCTAGTTGCCTTCTTACCGCGCTACGAATGTCGGGCTATTGAGAGCCCTGGCGGTGCCCTGCGCGTCCCAGCTCCCCAAACCCAAAactcccagcagcagcagcagcagcagcagcagcagtctggtCCCATCCTAGAGCGGGTTGGAGAGGAGTATTTCATCCGACTAGGCAACGGGGACTCTAACTCTTTCCCATCATCGTCAATGTATCCCGGCGGATCACCTGCCATCTACAACAGAGCGTTGCAACTCCAGCTGACGCGGCGCCTTTTACAAGGGAAAGTTGGGAACATCAGGGCGCTCATAAGCGGCTTCGGAGACCGCGGGGACGACTCGATGGAGAGGGGAAGGAGGTCCGAGGACCCGCCGATATCCCTGGATCTGACCTTCCACCTGCTCCGGGAGATGATGGAGATGTCCAGGGCGGAACAGCTGGCCCAGCAAGCGCAAAATAACAGAAGAATGATGGAGCTCTTCGGGAAATGA